Proteins encoded within one genomic window of Bdellovibrio bacteriovorus:
- a CDS encoding 4'-phosphopantetheinyl transferase superfamily protein, producing MTLSESVIESLKKHLPCSDLEVLMRTEWGSKNPDNRPLIRSELMKALNGRCLYTSISHCPDLGVAVIAPSSVGVDVEVRERVTAPVMARISQEEEMLVAPSLSSLWCAKEAAFKALRAYEQPSVLSKISIGDWQNIDSQIETYRLINAREFNSPSENRGVIVHSSSHTFSFFIFYS from the coding sequence ATGACACTTTCTGAAAGCGTTATCGAGTCCTTGAAAAAGCACCTTCCCTGCTCTGATCTTGAAGTGCTTATGCGCACTGAGTGGGGAAGTAAAAATCCTGACAATCGCCCCTTGATTCGCAGTGAACTTATGAAGGCCTTGAACGGCCGCTGTCTTTACACTTCAATTTCTCATTGTCCTGATCTTGGTGTTGCGGTGATTGCGCCTTCTTCTGTTGGTGTCGACGTTGAAGTGCGTGAGCGTGTGACGGCTCCGGTGATGGCGCGCATTTCTCAAGAAGAAGAGATGTTGGTTGCTCCCAGTCTTTCTTCTTTGTGGTGCGCAAAGGAAGCTGCTTTTAAAGCGCTTCGCGCCTATGAACAGCCCTCGGTCCTTTCGAAAATTTCTATAGGGGACTGGCAAAATATTGATTCTCAGATTGAGACATATCGACTCATAAATGCTCGAGAGTTTAATTCTCCCTCTGAAAACAGGGGTGTTATCGTTCATTCTTCTTCACACACGTTCAGCTTTTTTATTTTTTACTCTTAA
- a CDS encoding NAD(P)H-dependent oxidoreductase, which yields MKKILVINGHPNVEALGSELARVYTNSAKEAGYDVKLMNIADLKFDPILHKGYLKIQELEPDLIQAQKEILWAEHIVIAFPMWWGTVPALLKGFLDRTLLPGFAFKYHKTDPFWDRLLKGRTGRIIFTTDAPWWYNWIINRDPAIRMMKTTVMEFCGIKPVSVTQFDSVKNRKPEEIKKFLRKAQELGIKGK from the coding sequence ATGAAGAAGATCCTTGTGATTAATGGTCATCCCAATGTTGAGGCCTTAGGAAGTGAGCTCGCGCGAGTTTATACGAATTCGGCAAAAGAGGCCGGGTATGACGTAAAACTTATGAATATTGCGGATCTTAAATTCGACCCGATTCTTCATAAAGGTTATCTAAAAATTCAAGAACTAGAGCCGGATCTAATTCAAGCCCAGAAAGAAATTTTATGGGCGGAACACATCGTGATCGCCTTTCCAATGTGGTGGGGAACTGTGCCTGCTTTGTTAAAAGGTTTTCTAGATCGTACGTTGCTGCCGGGATTTGCTTTCAAATACCACAAGACCGATCCATTCTGGGATCGTCTTCTTAAGGGAAGAACTGGCCGGATTATTTTCACGACCGATGCACCCTGGTGGTACAACTGGATCATCAATCGCGATCCCGCGATCCGCATGATGAAAACCACCGTGATGGAATTCTGCGGTATAAAACCTGTCAGTGTCACCCAATTTGATTCTGTGAAAAATAGAAAGCCAGAAGAAATTAAAAAATTTCTTCGTAAGGCTCAAGAGCTTGGCATCAAAGGTAAGTAG
- the nadA gene encoding quinolinate synthase NadA — MSYDIVADIQRLKKEKNAVILAHYYEDGDIQDVADYVGDSFYLAKMGQQVQQDVILLAGVVFMAESVKILNPTKTVLVPDMEASCSLVKGAPYDKYLAWRRQHPDGIAVTYINSSAEVKSISDVIITSSNAQQIVESIPQDRKILFGPDQHLGRWLSKKLNRQFEYWNGACEVHVLFNAKRLVELIAQHPDAVVIAHPECDESVLQYASVIGSTSRLLEEVEKNPAKKFIVATETGIFHQMQKKRPDVELIQAPVLDSGCSCNNCPYMKMNSMEKIKHALETFKPQVHLNEELRLKAKTSLDRMMDITSGKEVSWPKEFTV; from the coding sequence ATGTCTTATGATATCGTGGCTGATATTCAGCGTTTAAAAAAAGAGAAGAATGCCGTTATTTTGGCTCACTATTATGAAGATGGTGATATTCAGGATGTGGCTGATTATGTTGGCGACAGTTTTTATTTGGCTAAGATGGGGCAGCAGGTTCAGCAGGATGTGATTCTTTTGGCTGGTGTTGTTTTCATGGCTGAAAGTGTGAAGATTTTAAATCCTACGAAGACGGTTTTGGTTCCTGATATGGAAGCCAGTTGTTCTTTGGTGAAGGGTGCTCCTTACGATAAGTACTTGGCTTGGCGTCGTCAGCATCCGGATGGGATTGCGGTTACTTACATTAACTCTTCGGCGGAAGTGAAATCTATTTCTGACGTGATTATCACTTCTTCAAATGCTCAGCAGATTGTTGAGTCTATTCCTCAAGATCGCAAAATTCTTTTTGGACCTGATCAGCACTTGGGTCGTTGGTTGTCTAAGAAATTGAATCGTCAGTTTGAATACTGGAATGGCGCTTGTGAAGTGCATGTTCTTTTCAATGCGAAAAGATTGGTTGAGCTTATTGCTCAACATCCCGATGCGGTTGTTATCGCGCACCCTGAGTGTGACGAGTCTGTTCTTCAGTATGCTTCGGTGATTGGTTCTACTTCTCGCCTGCTTGAAGAAGTTGAAAAAAATCCGGCGAAGAAATTTATCGTCGCGACAGAGACTGGCATTTTCCATCAGATGCAGAAGAAGCGTCCTGATGTGGAATTAATCCAGGCTCCGGTTTTGGATTCTGGCTGTTCTTGCAATAACTGCCCTTACATGAAGATGAACTCGATGGAGAAAATCAAGCACGCGCTTGAGACCTTCAAGCCCCAAGTTCACCTGAATGAAGAGTTGCGCTTAAAAGCTAAGACGTCTTTGGATCGCATGATGGATATCACAAGCGGCAAAGAAGTTTCTTGGCCGAAAGAATTTACGGTTTAA
- a CDS encoding TetR/AcrR family transcriptional regulator — MAKTYHHGDLKSEAVKKAVEIIQKKGEVDFTLREIAQSLKVSHTAVYRHFTSKQDLLSYIAEEGFRAFSEKMMNEVPKGKTVRQKLRIAGKTYIEFALNNVGHYRSMFHQELRCATEQRPELEQVGAEAFMTLMDLISEGMKNQVFKKDDPRTVARFVWSSIHGFSILLLDGQFESLQSKASIQDGIDHHLEMIERALLK; from the coding sequence ATGGCTAAAACATATCATCACGGCGATTTAAAATCTGAGGCGGTTAAAAAGGCCGTTGAAATCATTCAGAAAAAGGGTGAGGTCGATTTTACGTTACGTGAAATCGCTCAAAGTCTTAAAGTGAGCCATACCGCTGTTTACCGTCACTTTACTTCAAAGCAAGACCTGCTTTCCTACATTGCCGAAGAGGGCTTTCGTGCTTTTAGCGAAAAAATGATGAATGAGGTCCCTAAAGGCAAAACCGTTCGTCAGAAACTTCGCATTGCTGGAAAAACGTATATAGAGTTTGCTTTGAATAACGTCGGTCATTATCGAAGTATGTTTCATCAAGAACTTCGTTGCGCGACTGAACAGCGACCGGAATTAGAACAGGTCGGCGCAGAAGCATTTATGACCTTGATGGACTTGATTTCAGAGGGAATGAAGAATCAGGTCTTTAAAAAGGACGACCCAAGAACAGTCGCGCGCTTTGTTTGGTCTTCTATTCACGGTTTTTCAATTTTACTTTTAGACGGCCAATTTGAAAGCCTGCAAAGCAAAGCCTCGATTCAAGATGGCATTGATCACCATCTTGAAATGATTGAACGAGCTCTGTTGAAATAA
- the dnaX gene encoding DNA polymerase III subunit gamma/tau: protein MSYQVIARKWRPQSFTDVVGQNHITQTLTNALNNGRLPHALLFTGPRGTGKTSSARILAKALRCPNAVGFVPCNNCDSCKEIASGSSVDVMEIDGASNNGVDAIRELRDTVAFMPSSGKYKIYIIDEVHMLSTSAFNALLKTLEEPPPHVIFIMATTEVHKIPQTILSRCQRFDFRRISTRQITERLKMICDADGVSAEEEALWVIARQGDGSMRDSQSLLDQVITFANGPLTRANVVEILGLTDRTLLFEAVNALIDRNSQAILSVLEKISAAGFEPHLFSQDLLETIRNLLLVKVSQAQAAQMLEMPESEIQTLSEMSQRLSEEDIHMLFDMALKGGNDIPRAQDPRIVLEVTLLRMASAPKLVDLKTLLQNGVPTSHSAGGARPYTPPVTPPAKGHDRLAEAQKVAEVPKGIDAMKAALEKAKTTHVKAEAAKPAAPVTKSAEPVKKMATGNTSADKWVDFVELLRQDDALFAAKVENLLFAKEEGKLLTLGVPPKLTFLKEQMADTQVRKKLQGFIDSYWGAGYSFEVIMGRDQTGESASSLQQKKQQMAEEDLRNKIAENPMVKAAQDVFKGQIKSIVDTKRDGAGR from the coding sequence TTGTCTTATCAGGTGATTGCACGCAAATGGCGTCCACAATCTTTCACTGACGTTGTCGGGCAAAACCATATTACCCAAACTCTGACGAACGCTCTTAATAACGGCCGTCTGCCTCACGCACTTTTATTCACAGGTCCTCGTGGTACGGGAAAAACTTCTTCCGCGCGTATTTTGGCGAAAGCTCTTCGCTGTCCCAATGCCGTGGGCTTTGTACCTTGTAACAACTGTGATTCGTGCAAAGAGATCGCTTCTGGTTCTAGCGTTGACGTTATGGAAATCGACGGAGCTTCGAACAACGGTGTCGATGCGATTCGTGAACTTCGTGACACTGTGGCTTTCATGCCTTCCAGTGGAAAATACAAAATCTACATCATCGACGAAGTGCACATGCTTTCCACAAGTGCCTTCAACGCCCTTCTAAAAACTTTGGAAGAGCCGCCTCCCCACGTGATCTTCATCATGGCGACAACCGAAGTTCACAAAATCCCGCAAACGATTTTGTCTCGTTGCCAACGCTTTGATTTTAGAAGAATCAGCACTCGTCAAATCACAGAAAGATTGAAAATGATCTGTGACGCTGACGGAGTTTCAGCCGAAGAGGAAGCTCTTTGGGTGATTGCTCGTCAGGGTGATGGTTCCATGCGTGACTCACAAAGTTTGCTGGATCAAGTGATCACTTTTGCCAACGGTCCTTTGACTCGCGCAAATGTTGTTGAAATTTTAGGTCTAACGGATCGCACTTTGTTGTTTGAGGCCGTGAATGCATTGATCGACAGAAACTCTCAAGCGATTTTAAGTGTGCTAGAGAAAATTTCTGCTGCCGGATTTGAACCGCATTTATTCTCTCAAGACTTGCTTGAAACAATTCGCAATTTGCTTTTGGTGAAAGTTTCCCAAGCGCAAGCGGCGCAAATGTTAGAAATGCCTGAGTCAGAAATCCAAACCTTGAGCGAAATGTCGCAACGACTTTCTGAAGAAGACATTCACATGCTCTTCGACATGGCGTTAAAAGGCGGCAACGATATTCCTCGCGCTCAGGATCCAAGAATTGTTTTAGAAGTCACATTGCTAAGAATGGCGTCTGCGCCGAAGTTAGTGGATCTAAAAACTCTGTTGCAAAATGGTGTTCCCACTTCTCACAGCGCAGGTGGGGCCAGGCCCTACACTCCGCCGGTAACTCCTCCCGCAAAAGGTCACGATCGTTTAGCTGAAGCGCAAAAAGTTGCTGAAGTTCCTAAAGGAATTGATGCGATGAAAGCCGCGCTGGAAAAAGCGAAGACGACGCACGTGAAGGCAGAGGCGGCGAAACCTGCAGCTCCTGTAACGAAAAGTGCAGAACCTGTTAAGAAAATGGCTACAGGAAATACTTCTGCGGATAAATGGGTCGATTTTGTTGAATTGCTTCGTCAAGACGATGCTTTGTTCGCAGCGAAAGTGGAAAATTTACTTTTCGCTAAGGAAGAGGGAAAGCTTTTAACCCTGGGAGTGCCTCCGAAGCTTACGTTCCTGAAAGAGCAAATGGCTGACACTCAGGTGCGTAAAAAACTGCAAGGATTTATTGATTCGTACTGGGGTGCTGGGTATTCTTTTGAAGTTATTATGGGTCGTGATCAAACCGGAGAATCCGCTTCGTCTTTGCAGCAGAAAAAGCAGCAAATGGCCGAAGAAGATCTTCGCAATAAGATCGCAGAAAATCCGATGGTGAAAGCCGCCCAGGATGTTTTCAAGGGGCAGATTAAATCCATCGTAGACACGAAGCGCGACGGCGCAGGGAGATAG
- a CDS encoding ankyrin repeat domain-containing protein encodes MEAFPRSISLLDVVKKHDVAGVKEALRKRVNLEVTDSQKRTPLLIATENNDVEIAWLLISAGADVNAQDAKHETPLLRAGSDGRLQILRLMLKAKPNFKVLDRHGATPLIPAAEKGHVEVVRELVQTKINLDHRNQLGWTALMEAVVLGDGSPRYQEVVKILIEAGADPNIPDVDGITPLAHARRKKLTKIVEILESAKAK; translated from the coding sequence ATGGAAGCATTTCCTCGGTCTATTTCCTTATTGGATGTCGTAAAGAAACACGATGTGGCGGGAGTCAAAGAGGCTTTGCGAAAACGCGTCAATTTAGAGGTCACTGATTCCCAGAAACGAACTCCGCTTTTGATTGCGACGGAAAATAATGATGTCGAGATCGCGTGGCTCTTAATTTCTGCGGGCGCTGACGTGAATGCCCAAGATGCTAAGCACGAAACTCCACTTCTGCGCGCAGGCTCCGATGGGCGTCTGCAAATTCTAAGACTTATGCTGAAAGCAAAACCAAATTTCAAAGTCTTAGATCGCCACGGAGCCACTCCACTTATTCCTGCCGCAGAAAAGGGTCACGTCGAAGTGGTGCGTGAACTTGTGCAGACGAAAATAAATCTGGATCATCGCAATCAGCTGGGCTGGACAGCCTTGATGGAGGCCGTGGTTCTTGGTGACGGAAGTCCTCGCTATCAAGAGGTCGTAAAAATTCTTATTGAGGCCGGGGCGGATCCAAATATTCCCGATGTCGATGGCATCACGCCGCTGGCTCACGCGCGCAGAAAGAAGCTTACCAAGATTGTCGAAATTTTAGAGAGTGCGAAGGCGAAATAA
- a CDS encoding DoxX family protein, translated as MLIVFCLLALGAMVFGFLPSWKEVPLWVMIQMFLFAGISHFTPLRHEFAKMIPPAIPWKMFWVYLTGVLEIVGAIDLIDPVTRPYAAWALIVFLILVFPANYYAAKNEIRFRGAKPPSALVRGSIQILFVVALYIGGIL; from the coding sequence ATGTTGATTGTATTCTGTTTGTTGGCTCTAGGTGCCATGGTCTTTGGATTTCTCCCGAGTTGGAAGGAAGTTCCGCTATGGGTGATGATTCAAATGTTCCTTTTTGCCGGAATCAGTCATTTCACACCACTTCGTCATGAATTTGCGAAAATGATTCCTCCGGCCATCCCGTGGAAAATGTTTTGGGTCTATCTTACGGGCGTTCTTGAAATTGTCGGTGCCATAGACCTTATTGATCCAGTGACTCGTCCGTATGCGGCTTGGGCTTTAATCGTATTCTTAATTCTTGTGTTTCCGGCAAACTACTACGCCGCGAAGAATGAAATCCGTTTTCGTGGGGCGAAGCCTCCATCAGCACTTGTCCGTGGAAGTATTCAGATTCTCTTTGTTGTCGCTCTTTATATCGGAGGCATTTTATGA
- the recR gene encoding recombination mediator RecR, producing MLHIGALEKLVHELSRLPGIGPKTAQRLAYFILKTNNDFPERLSEALLRVKAEVHECPRCFNYTDTDLCRFCEDPHRSDESICVVEEPADIVRIESSGAFRGRYHVLHGAISPLEGIGPQDLKIKELVERVEAGLSGQGPVIKEIILALDADLEGDTTILYLAKHLQGKGLKLSRIAHGVPIGSDIDFIDDRTMGRALQNRVEL from the coding sequence ATGCTACATATTGGCGCTTTAGAAAAATTAGTCCACGAATTGAGCCGTCTTCCCGGTATCGGGCCGAAGACTGCTCAACGCTTGGCTTATTTCATTCTAAAGACCAATAACGACTTCCCCGAGCGCTTAAGCGAAGCTCTTTTGCGCGTGAAAGCGGAAGTTCACGAGTGCCCTCGCTGCTTCAACTACACCGACACGGATCTTTGCCGTTTTTGTGAAGATCCTCACCGTTCTGACGAATCCATCTGTGTGGTTGAAGAACCGGCTGACATCGTTCGTATCGAATCTTCGGGTGCTTTCCGCGGACGCTATCATGTTTTGCATGGAGCGATTTCTCCACTGGAAGGTATCGGACCTCAAGATTTGAAAATCAAAGAGTTGGTTGAACGTGTTGAAGCGGGTTTGAGTGGCCAAGGTCCCGTCATCAAGGAAATCATCCTCGCATTGGATGCCGATCTTGAGGGTGACACGACGATTTTGTACCTAGCTAAGCACCTTCAGGGCAAAGGTTTGAAACTTTCTCGCATTGCCCATGGAGTTCCTATTGGCAGCGACATCGATTTCATAGATGATAGAACTATGGGTCGTGCCCTGCAAAATAGAGTGGAGCTGTAA
- a CDS encoding GTP-binding protein — protein sequence MSFINYNAKEIHCKVVYYGPSLGGKTTNIQWVYQKTAEDQKSKLVALNTDIERTLFFDFLPLNVGDIRGFKTRFHLYTVPGQVVYDASRKLILKGLDGVIFVADSQIERMDENLESLRNLERNLEQQGYDIREIPLIMQYNKRDLPNVASLAELRSALNPYNAPEIEGCASEGKGVFESLKTVSKSIINVLKGGTTL from the coding sequence ATGTCCTTTATTAACTACAATGCTAAAGAAATTCACTGCAAGGTTGTCTATTACGGTCCTTCATTGGGCGGTAAGACGACAAATATTCAGTGGGTTTATCAAAAAACGGCGGAGGATCAAAAATCCAAGCTCGTGGCATTGAACACGGACATTGAGCGCACTCTTTTCTTCGACTTCTTGCCTTTGAATGTTGGTGATATCCGTGGATTTAAGACGCGTTTTCACCTTTATACCGTTCCGGGCCAAGTTGTGTACGATGCTTCTCGTAAATTAATTCTTAAAGGTTTGGATGGCGTTATTTTCGTCGCGGACTCGCAAATCGAGCGTATGGACGAAAACTTGGAATCTCTTCGCAATTTAGAGAGAAACTTGGAACAACAAGGCTACGACATCCGCGAAATCCCTTTGATCATGCAGTACAACAAGCGTGATCTTCCTAATGTCGCTTCATTGGCTGAGCTTCGAAGTGCTTTGAATCCTTATAATGCGCCAGAAATCGAAGGATGCGCATCTGAGGGAAAAGGCGTTTTTGAGTCTTTGAAGACGGTTTCTAAGTCTATTATTAACGTCCTCAAGGGCGGAACTACTTTATAA
- a CDS encoding isocitrate dehydrogenase (NADP(+)), whose amino-acid sequence MNKIKVANPVVELDGDEMTRIIWKFIKEKLILPYLDIDIKYYDLGMEHRDATNDQVTVDAAEAIKKYNVGIKCATITPDEARVKEFNLKQMWKSPNGTIRNILDGTVFREPIICKNVPRLVPNWTAPICIGRHAFGDQYRATDFVTKGKGKLTVTFQPENGGETITHEVYNFKGDGVALTMYNTDESITGFARSCFNMALQKKWPLYLSTKNTILKKYDGRFKDIFENIYQTEFKAKFDAAGITYEHRLIDDMVASALKWNGNFVWACKNYDGDVQSDTVAQGFGSLGLMTSVLVTPDGKTMESEAAHGTVTRHFRQHQQGKPTSTNPIASIFAWTRGLEHRGNLDGNTDLVKFAQTLEKVCVETVEAGFMTKDLAVCIYGDKVPADKYMNTEPFLEKLDSNLKKALSM is encoded by the coding sequence ATGAATAAGATCAAAGTTGCTAATCCCGTCGTTGAACTCGATGGCGATGAAATGACAAGAATCATCTGGAAGTTCATCAAAGAAAAATTGATCCTTCCTTACCTAGATATCGACATCAAGTATTACGACTTGGGCATGGAACATCGTGATGCTACGAACGACCAAGTGACTGTGGACGCTGCAGAGGCGATCAAAAAGTACAACGTGGGTATCAAGTGCGCGACAATCACTCCAGACGAAGCTCGCGTTAAAGAATTCAACTTGAAACAAATGTGGAAATCACCAAACGGCACTATCCGTAACATCTTGGACGGTACTGTTTTCCGTGAACCGATCATCTGCAAAAACGTTCCTCGCCTAGTTCCTAACTGGACAGCTCCAATCTGTATCGGTCGTCACGCATTCGGTGACCAATACCGCGCGACTGACTTCGTTACTAAAGGCAAAGGTAAATTGACTGTCACTTTCCAACCTGAAAACGGTGGCGAAACAATCACTCACGAAGTTTACAACTTCAAAGGTGATGGTGTTGCATTGACTATGTACAACACAGATGAGTCTATCACTGGCTTTGCTCGTTCTTGCTTCAACATGGCTCTTCAAAAGAAATGGCCTTTGTACCTTTCTACGAAGAACACAATCTTGAAAAAGTACGACGGCCGTTTCAAAGACATCTTTGAAAACATTTACCAAACTGAATTCAAAGCGAAGTTCGACGCTGCTGGTATCACTTATGAGCACCGTTTGATCGACGACATGGTTGCTTCTGCATTGAAATGGAATGGTAACTTCGTATGGGCTTGTAAGAACTACGACGGTGACGTTCAGTCTGACACTGTAGCGCAAGGTTTCGGTTCTTTGGGTCTTATGACTTCAGTTCTTGTGACTCCAGATGGAAAAACAATGGAATCTGAAGCAGCTCACGGAACAGTGACTCGTCACTTCCGCCAGCACCAACAAGGTAAACCGACTTCGACAAATCCAATCGCTTCTATCTTTGCTTGGACTCGTGGTCTTGAGCACCGTGGAAACTTGGATGGCAACACAGATCTTGTGAAGTTCGCACAAACTTTGGAAAAAGTGTGTGTAGAAACTGTTGAAGCTGGTTTCATGACAAAAGACTTGGCTGTTTGTATCTATGGCGACAAAGTTCCTGCTGATAAATACATGAACACAGAGCCGTTCCTTGAAAAGCTGGATTCAAATTTGAAAAAAGCTCTTTCAATGTAA
- a CDS encoding M48 family metallopeptidase produces the protein MRILAIFPMMFFIASCATSTNEGEIGVSRKQLLLPVGQINDMAAQTYNQMKADAQKKGALDKNPKQVERVQAIAKKLIPQTSVYRSDALKWDWEVHVITSDEINAFCMPGGKIMFYSAIIDKLQLTDAEIAAIMGHEIAHALREHSRERMSQELIKSGLAQVILATGKVDPSYIGYADQAVTLGILLPYGRGQETEADDMGLELMARAGYNPQEAVNLWKKMAAQGGGKPPEILSTHPADETRIKKITALLPKVMPLYEQVKKN, from the coding sequence ATGAGAATTTTAGCTATTTTCCCAATGATGTTTTTTATCGCTTCTTGCGCCACTTCAACGAACGAAGGTGAAATCGGCGTCAGCCGTAAGCAGCTGTTATTACCAGTAGGTCAAATCAACGACATGGCAGCGCAGACCTACAATCAAATGAAGGCCGACGCTCAAAAAAAAGGAGCCTTGGATAAAAATCCAAAACAAGTTGAGCGAGTTCAAGCAATCGCAAAAAAGTTGATCCCCCAGACTTCCGTGTATCGTTCAGATGCCTTGAAGTGGGATTGGGAGGTTCATGTCATTACGTCTGACGAAATCAATGCCTTCTGTATGCCTGGTGGAAAGATCATGTTCTATTCAGCCATCATTGATAAGCTTCAGCTGACGGATGCAGAGATCGCCGCAATCATGGGTCATGAAATTGCCCATGCACTTCGCGAACACAGCCGTGAAAGAATGTCGCAAGAGCTGATTAAAAGCGGTCTTGCTCAAGTGATTCTAGCGACGGGTAAAGTCGATCCATCCTACATCGGTTACGCCGACCAAGCGGTGACGTTGGGGATTTTGCTTCCGTATGGCCGCGGCCAAGAAACCGAAGCCGATGATATGGGGCTAGAGTTAATGGCCCGCGCCGGATACAACCCGCAAGAAGCCGTGAATCTTTGGAAGAAGATGGCAGCACAAGGGGGAGGAAAGCCTCCTGAAATCTTAAGCACGCATCCAGCCGATGAAACTCGTATCAAGAAGATCACAGCACTTTTACCTAAAGTGATGCCACTGTATGAGCAGGTAAAAAAGAATTAA
- a CDS encoding lipocalin family protein, with protein MRIVAVLIFLFAAATAEAKPLQTVKYVDLTRYQGVWHEIASIPQFFQRKCVKDTTAEYTVLSSEEVKVLNSCTTAKGERLSTEGRAKVADAETNAKLDVTFANFKDKYFFLLAGKYWVIYLDNNYQIAVVGHPTRDYGWILSRTPSLPEATLKDLADFLLIRGYDTCKFMTTPQEGGLTEKQKLCEWNK; from the coding sequence ATGAGGATCGTAGCAGTTCTGATATTTCTATTTGCCGCCGCAACGGCTGAAGCCAAGCCCTTGCAAACCGTTAAATACGTGGATCTGACGAGATATCAAGGTGTCTGGCACGAGATAGCCTCGATCCCACAATTCTTTCAAAGAAAGTGCGTGAAGGACACGACCGCCGAATACACGGTCTTATCCAGCGAAGAAGTGAAAGTCCTGAATTCTTGCACCACTGCAAAAGGAGAACGACTTTCAACAGAGGGCCGAGCCAAAGTCGCGGATGCCGAAACAAACGCGAAACTCGACGTGACCTTCGCGAATTTCAAAGACAAATATTTCTTTCTGTTAGCAGGCAAATACTGGGTTATCTATCTAGATAACAACTATCAGATCGCCGTTGTAGGACACCCGACTAGAGACTACGGATGGATTCTTTCAAGAACACCGTCGTTACCTGAAGCCACGTTAAAAGACCTGGCCGATTTCCTTCTGATCCGAGGCTACGACACTTGTAAATTTATGACGACTCCACAAGAAGGCGGATTAACGGAAAAACAAAAACTTTGTGAGTGGAATAAATAA
- a CDS encoding YbaB/EbfC family nucleoid-associated protein — MKGMQGGMAQLMKQANQMQMKMKKAQEELAKKEYEATSGGGAVKVKVNGDHMITALTIDAEVLKAGDVEMLQDMILSATNEAIKTAKDTSSKEMEKITGGLNIPGMF, encoded by the coding sequence ATGAAAGGCATGCAAGGCGGAATGGCTCAGCTCATGAAGCAAGCCAATCAAATGCAAATGAAAATGAAAAAAGCCCAAGAAGAGCTTGCGAAAAAAGAATACGAAGCAACTTCTGGCGGTGGCGCAGTTAAAGTAAAAGTAAACGGCGACCACATGATCACTGCATTGACTATTGATGCTGAAGTTCTAAAAGCAGGCGATGTTGAAATGCTTCAAGACATGATCTTGTCTGCAACAAACGAAGCTATCAAAACTGCGAAAGATACATCTTCAAAAGAGATGGAAAAAATCACTGGCGGTTTGAATATCCCAGGAATGTTTTAA
- a CDS encoding LysR family transcriptional regulator has translation MSLLSPSLEAFWAVVQKGTVLEAAKMVNLTQTGVTQRIRSLEKQLGVTLFTRSRKGMRLTNEGESLLRYVKAARDLEGETLSSIGGKKQNTYFEVCISGTSTLMRSRMIPKAAAVMKKYPNLRVRFDLTDTDSILGKLKTGFAQMGALPVNHVGLELDSKVMMPERYYLVGPSAWKKRKLEDIVANETIMDFDPNDTMTLDLLKKYKITKFSKHRHYANNIDALTSLMVAGVGYSTLTEEFARPFIKEGSLTYLSQEMFLEYPVALAWYPRSEMPPYFKALIDAFTKKS, from the coding sequence ATGAGTTTACTCAGCCCTTCCCTTGAAGCTTTCTGGGCCGTCGTCCAAAAGGGCACGGTCCTGGAAGCGGCTAAAATGGTGAATCTCACGCAGACAGGCGTGACCCAAAGAATCCGGAGCTTGGAAAAGCAACTGGGGGTCACCTTATTCACCAGATCTAGAAAAGGGATGCGTTTAACAAACGAAGGGGAATCTCTTCTTCGCTATGTGAAAGCGGCCCGTGACTTAGAAGGCGAAACCCTTTCAAGCATTGGTGGAAAGAAACAGAATACTTATTTTGAAGTTTGCATAAGTGGGACTTCCACGCTGATGCGCTCACGCATGATTCCGAAAGCTGCTGCCGTGATGAAGAAATATCCGAACCTGAGAGTTCGCTTTGATCTTACCGACACGGACAGCATTCTCGGAAAACTTAAGACAGGCTTTGCTCAAATGGGTGCCCTTCCCGTTAACCATGTGGGTTTAGAGCTTGATTCGAAAGTAATGATGCCAGAACGCTATTACCTTGTTGGGCCATCAGCGTGGAAGAAAAGAAAGCTCGAAGACATTGTGGCGAATGAAACCATCATGGATTTTGATCCCAATGACACTATGACATTGGATCTTTTAAAGAAATACAAAATCACGAAATTTTCAAAGCACCGCCATTACGCTAATAACATCGATGCATTGACGTCTTTGATGGTTGCAGGTGTTGGATACTCTACCCTAACTGAAGAGTTTGCGCGTCCTTTTATTAAAGAAGGATCGCTGACATATCTGTCGCAAGAAATGTTTTTGGAATATCCAGTTGCGCTTGCATGGTATCCTCGCAGTGAAATGCCGCCCTACTTTAAAGCTTTGATTGATGCGTTCACCAAAAAATCTTAG